The Rubidibacter lacunae KORDI 51-2 genome contains a region encoding:
- a CDS encoding non-ribosomal peptide synthetase — MDRNNSNRKSQLSAAKQALLAKRLRGKGASQRPTIPQRDPKTPVPLSFSQQRLWFLNQFEPNSPFYNVPFALHLRGQLNVSLLERAFQALVRRHEILRTTIDNASGEPQQIIHDRGAVTLEKIDLSSASNDVLWSKVKHIAREEAGRPFDLHSGPFLRVTLLTLAADEFVLLVTLHHIISDVWSTTILIQEVATLYHAFSQGKPDPLPTLPIQYADYTLWQRQMLQGDRLQTQLDYWQQQFATPPPLLQLPTDRPRPAVQTFNGSTQTFILPPELTAALKTLGQEANATPFMVLLAGFKLLLSRYSGQADITVGSPIANRNQAAIEGLMGLFLNTLALRTDLSGNPTFRDLLARVREVALGGYSHQDLPFDKLVEVLQLPRNLSHTPLFQVMFILQNPPVRHFELSGLSFEALDLLGATAKFDLTLTMMEKEDCLEGILEYNVDLFDPPTIERLIGNFQTLLDTVVAAPDTPIHGFSLLTSPEWQQIEAWNQNPGQFAIDGCLHHLIEAQVARTPEAVAVTYGADSLTYYELNQRADLLAKCLRGIGVGPERLVGICLERSLEMVTALLAVLKAGGAYVPLDPGYPQQRLAYMVEDAKIDVLLSQSQLSHLLPDYQGQRLYLDEPLPEPVAVDEKAPSTLRPENLAYVIYTSGSTGQPKGVQITHRGVVNSLQAQSERLGLTQDDCLLAVASICFDISVLDLFLPLIVGARIVVASREMALDGRLLAEQLDTQQITYLQATPATWRLLLLADWSGKPDLTVLCGAEALPPDLADALLARCATLWDLYGPTETTIWSTEQQISTSDDIAVGTQLSNIQLYLLDEYLNPVPVGVPGEAYIGGPGLSRGYRRSPGLTAERFIPHPFSQIPGDRLYRTGDLARFRPDGSIKVLGRLDNQVKIRGFRIELGEIESVLSRHERVRAVVAMVREDSPGQKRLVAYLTAQSTSPEQSQVTVSELRQWLQTQLPDYMIPAAFVWLERMPLTPSGKVNRRELPAPDTGATLSDKPFEAPHSAAEKKLATIWSQLLGIESVGIDDNFFELGGDSILSLQMVLRATQADLHLTPKQLFQHQTIRALAQVAVTVTSIQAEQGAVTGESPLLPIQHWFFDRNLPEQNHWSQAVLLQAAAPLTFDRIRQIAEKLLEQHDVLRSHFTQTTSTWTQTFVGPLENIPCQEYDLTQLPAEEQTAALAATIGQLRASLDLTAGPLLHFALFQTATGSHLAIVVHRLEIDSGSWQILLEDLQALLQERDLPAKTCSYRQWSDRLQSYDAGPQREFWLEQGTVVTALPTDFLKAARPDSERDHLTLQFSVADTAIVLQQVPSAYRIQVPELLLTALTRTIAQWSENPQVYIDIVGDGRVDLGLDLSHTIGCFDTRYPLQFDLTGINGCDASLKAIREQLHQVPDRGLGYGVLRFFAADKDLAAKTPAPIQFNYLAPFELDAEGLSLIDSEAIGLLPETTDLATHQLAIDAEVVAGQLSIRFGYCQAQYQRETIEQLAAEFERDVRSLIAHCLRPETHGYTPADFPLATLKQPQLDRLITANGTAISDLYRLSPTQEGLLFHGLYSADRGLYTTQFSYTLEGDLDIPALQQAWQTAIARHPSLRTAFVWEGLDEPLQYVMPQVELPWTTVDLSELSADSLEERLQAIRFEERARGYALERAPLMRLTLIRLQTNLYELIWSFHHLILDGWSLAQVLKMVSQDYVALAAGSAGSIPAPRPYRDYIEWLTHQDRSEALAYWQQYLARFARPTSMPTRSTAAPATGSRAEQKHGYACLERTLSADTATALQNLTGRSRLTLNTLVQGAWSLLLSHVTGEVDLVFGATGSGRPPNLSGAEEMVGVFINTLPVRIRIDPEQTLSAWLQHLQEQQITSRQYDFSSLAQIQRVSNIPQGTPLFENLIVFENFPIDTKALNTLNTNLKLRDFQATPNNNYPLTFRCKPGNAVKLDMLVDLTRFERTQIESWLDRLVGILKRMTEQPDITLGQHLSDLSAEQQQQQAQQQQSLKASSLQKLKRIRRRAIAPQEDQS; from the coding sequence ATGGATCGGAACAATTCCAACCGCAAGTCCCAACTATCGGCAGCCAAGCAAGCCCTTCTAGCCAAGCGCTTGCGAGGGAAGGGTGCGAGTCAGCGTCCTACCATTCCACAGCGCGATCCTAAAACTCCAGTACCACTTTCTTTCTCCCAGCAACGTCTTTGGTTTCTCAACCAATTCGAGCCCAATAGCCCATTTTACAATGTCCCCTTTGCCCTACACCTGAGAGGTCAGCTTAATGTCTCTCTCTTGGAGCGGGCGTTTCAAGCTCTCGTTCGACGTCATGAAATTCTCCGCACGACGATTGACAATGCATCGGGCGAACCCCAGCAAATTATTCACGATCGGGGTGCGGTAACCCTGGAGAAAATCGACCTATCTTCAGCTTCAAACGATGTATTGTGGAGCAAGGTCAAACATATCGCTCGGGAAGAAGCTGGGCGTCCCTTCGACTTGCATTCGGGGCCATTTCTGCGGGTAACCTTGCTAACCCTGGCTGCCGATGAATTTGTTTTGCTGGTCACCTTACACCACATTATTTCGGATGTCTGGTCTACGACCATATTGATACAAGAAGTGGCTACCCTCTATCATGCCTTTAGCCAGGGAAAACCTGACCCTCTCCCCACGCTTCCCATTCAATATGCCGACTACACGCTTTGGCAGCGGCAGATGCTTCAAGGCGATCGCCTGCAAACGCAGCTTGACTATTGGCAACAGCAGTTCGCGACACCACCACCACTTTTACAACTTCCCACCGATCGTCCGCGCCCAGCCGTACAGACGTTTAACGGTAGCACCCAAACCTTCATCCTTCCCCCAGAACTAACTGCAGCTCTCAAGACTCTCGGTCAAGAAGCCAATGCCACGCCCTTTATGGTGCTGTTAGCAGGGTTTAAGTTGCTTTTAAGTCGTTACAGCGGGCAAGCCGACATTACCGTGGGTTCTCCGATCGCCAATCGCAATCAGGCGGCGATTGAGGGGTTAATGGGGTTATTTTTGAATACCTTAGCTTTACGCACCGATCTGAGTGGAAATCCGACTTTCCGGGACCTCCTTGCCCGCGTGCGCGAAGTCGCTCTTGGTGGTTACAGCCATCAGGATTTACCCTTTGACAAATTAGTTGAGGTGCTGCAGTTGCCCCGGAACTTGAGCCATACTCCCTTGTTCCAGGTGATGTTTATCCTACAGAATCCTCCCGTTCGTCACTTCGAACTATCGGGATTAAGCTTTGAAGCCTTGGATTTATTGGGTGCAACGGCCAAATTTGATTTGACGTTGACGATGATGGAAAAGGAGGACTGTCTAGAAGGTATATTGGAATACAATGTCGATCTGTTCGATCCCCCAACCATCGAGCGACTGATCGGCAATTTCCAAACACTTTTGGATACCGTGGTTGCGGCACCCGATACGCCAATCCACGGGTTTTCCCTACTCACCTCACCGGAATGGCAGCAGATCGAAGCATGGAATCAAAACCCCGGCCAGTTCGCCATTGATGGCTGCCTGCACCACCTCATTGAAGCCCAAGTGGCGAGAACTCCCGAGGCTGTTGCCGTCACCTATGGCGCGGATTCTCTCACCTATTACGAACTCAACCAACGCGCCGATTTGCTCGCTAAGTGTTTGCGCGGGATTGGCGTCGGTCCAGAGCGTTTGGTGGGGATTTGTCTGGAGCGATCGCTAGAAATGGTGACGGCGCTTTTGGCCGTACTGAAAGCTGGGGGTGCTTATGTTCCCTTGGATCCGGGTTATCCACAGCAGCGCTTGGCCTATATGGTTGAGGATGCCAAAATTGATGTCCTGTTAAGTCAATCCCAACTTTCCCATTTACTACCGGATTACCAAGGTCAGCGACTCTACTTGGATGAGCCCTTACCAGAGCCAGTCGCTGTTGATGAAAAGGCCCCTTCAACCCTACGACCGGAAAATCTAGCCTACGTCATTTATACCTCGGGTTCTACCGGACAACCCAAGGGCGTACAAATTACCCATCGCGGTGTCGTCAATTCTTTACAAGCTCAGAGCGAACGCTTGGGCCTGACCCAAGATGATTGTCTGCTGGCCGTCGCTTCAATCTGCTTTGATATTTCCGTTTTAGACCTTTTTCTACCCCTAATTGTGGGAGCCCGGATCGTCGTAGCCAGCCGCGAGATGGCCTTAGATGGTCGACTATTGGCCGAACAGCTTGACACCCAACAGATTACCTATTTACAAGCAACCCCGGCCACTTGGCGGTTGTTGCTGTTAGCTGACTGGTCAGGGAAACCAGATCTTACGGTACTCTGCGGGGCCGAAGCCTTGCCGCCCGATCTTGCCGATGCCTTGCTCGCACGCTGTGCCACCCTCTGGGATTTGTATGGTCCGACAGAAACCACGATCTGGTCGACCGAACAACAAATTTCCACGAGTGATGATATCGCCGTCGGGACTCAACTCAGTAATATTCAACTGTATTTACTCGATGAGTACCTCAACCCCGTGCCGGTCGGGGTGCCAGGGGAAGCGTACATTGGCGGTCCGGGCTTATCGCGGGGCTATCGCCGCAGCCCTGGCTTAACCGCCGAGCGATTTATCCCCCATCCATTTAGCCAAATTCCTGGCGATCGCCTCTACCGAACCGGCGACCTTGCTCGCTTTCGTCCTGACGGCTCGATTAAAGTTTTGGGGCGGCTCGACAACCAGGTCAAAATTCGCGGTTTCCGCATCGAGCTAGGAGAAATTGAATCGGTTTTAAGCCGCCACGAACGGGTACGAGCGGTAGTGGCTATGGTGCGGGAAGATAGCCCCGGCCAGAAGCGCCTGGTGGCTTATCTCACAGCCCAGAGCACTAGTCCAGAGCAATCTCAGGTCACGGTTAGTGAATTGCGCCAGTGGCTGCAAACACAACTGCCGGACTATATGATTCCCGCCGCTTTTGTCTGGTTAGAGCGCATGCCACTAACACCAAGCGGCAAAGTCAACCGGCGGGAACTACCGGCACCCGATACGGGGGCAACTTTATCGGATAAGCCTTTCGAGGCACCGCACTCTGCAGCAGAGAAGAAACTCGCGACAATTTGGTCGCAATTATTAGGAATTGAATCGGTTGGCATTGACGATAACTTCTTTGAGTTGGGAGGCGACTCAATCCTTAGTTTGCAGATGGTGTTGCGCGCCACACAGGCGGATCTCCATCTAACTCCCAAACAGCTTTTCCAACATCAAACTATTCGCGCTTTGGCACAGGTCGCCGTTACCGTAACTTCGATTCAAGCCGAACAGGGTGCGGTTACTGGTGAGAGTCCGCTTTTGCCCATTCAGCATTGGTTTTTCGATCGCAATCTCCCCGAGCAGAACCATTGGAGTCAGGCGGTTTTGCTGCAAGCAGCGGCACCATTAACTTTCGATAGAATCCGTCAGATCGCAGAAAAACTTCTAGAACAACATGACGTCCTACGATCGCACTTCACCCAAACAACATCCACTTGGACGCAAACCTTTGTCGGGCCTCTAGAGAACATTCCCTGCCAAGAGTACGACCTAACCCAGTTGCCTGCCGAGGAACAAACCGCAGCGCTGGCTGCAACAATCGGGCAGCTGCGCGCGAGCCTTGACCTAACCGCCGGTCCTTTGCTCCACTTTGCCCTATTTCAAACGGCAACCGGCTCGCACTTAGCAATTGTCGTTCACCGCTTGGAAATCGATAGCGGGTCCTGGCAAATCCTCCTTGAAGATTTACAAGCCCTACTGCAAGAGCGAGACCTCCCAGCAAAAACCTGTTCTTACCGGCAGTGGAGCGATCGCCTCCAGAGTTACGATGCCGGACCCCAACGAGAATTTTGGCTGGAGCAGGGCACCGTAGTAACTGCGCTCCCAACCGATTTCCTCAAAGCTGCGCGGCCCGATTCCGAGCGCGACCATCTCACCCTGCAATTTTCCGTGGCAGACACGGCGATCGTGCTCCAGCAAGTCCCGAGCGCCTACCGCATTCAAGTGCCCGAGCTGCTACTAACTGCTCTGACACGAACGATCGCACAATGGTCGGAAAACCCCCAGGTTTATATCGATATCGTCGGCGATGGCCGTGTCGATTTGGGTCTCGATCTCTCCCACACCATTGGTTGCTTCGATACCCGCTATCCCCTCCAGTTCGACCTGACAGGCATCAACGGTTGTGATGCCAGCCTGAAAGCAATTAGAGAGCAGCTTCACCAGGTTCCCGATCGCGGTTTGGGCTACGGTGTCTTGCGCTTCTTCGCAGCCGATAAAGACCTAGCAGCAAAGACCCCAGCCCCTATTCAGTTCAATTACTTGGCACCGTTCGAACTGGATGCTGAAGGGTTGTCCCTGATCGATTCTGAAGCCATCGGCTTACTCCCAGAAACGACCGATCTTGCCACGCACCAGCTCGCGATTGATGCTGAAGTTGTTGCGGGGCAACTTTCAATTCGCTTTGGTTACTGTCAAGCTCAATATCAGCGGGAAACCATCGAACAGCTTGCAGCGGAATTCGAGCGAGATGTGCGATCGCTTATCGCCCATTGCCTCCGGCCGGAAACCCATGGCTATACTCCGGCAGATTTCCCCCTTGCTACCCTCAAACAGCCCCAGCTCGATCGCCTCATTACCGCTAACGGAACCGCAATCTCGGACCTGTATCGGCTCTCACCAACCCAAGAAGGCCTCTTATTCCACGGTCTCTATTCGGCCGATCGCGGCCTTTACACTACGCAGTTTTCCTACACCCTTGAGGGAGATTTAGATATTCCTGCCCTACAGCAGGCGTGGCAAACCGCCATCGCTCGCCATCCGTCCCTCAGAACGGCATTTGTCTGGGAAGGATTGGACGAGCCGCTGCAGTACGTCATGCCGCAGGTGGAGCTACCGTGGACGACTGTCGACCTATCCGAGCTGTCGGCAGACAGTCTTGAAGAGCGTCTCCAGGCAATTCGTTTTGAAGAGCGCGCGCGCGGCTATGCCCTAGAACGAGCACCGCTCATGCGGCTAACCCTCATCCGCCTCCAGACCAACCTCTACGAGCTGATTTGGAGTTTCCATCATCTGATTTTGGATGGATGGTCGCTCGCCCAAGTTCTGAAAATGGTCTCCCAAGACTACGTGGCACTCGCTGCCGGCAGTGCTGGCTCTATCCCAGCTCCCCGGCCCTATCGCGATTACATCGAGTGGCTGACCCACCAAGATCGCTCCGAAGCCCTGGCGTATTGGCAGCAGTACCTCGCTAGGTTCGCCCGTCCAACCTCTATGCCAACCCGGTCTACTGCCGCCCCCGCTACCGGCAGCCGTGCCGAACAAAAGCATGGCTACGCTTGCCTCGAACGAACACTGTCTGCAGACACAGCCACCGCTCTCCAAAACCTGACTGGGCGATCGCGGTTGACCCTCAATACCCTCGTGCAGGGGGCCTGGTCGCTGCTCCTGAGCCACGTCACTGGCGAGGTCGACTTGGTTTTTGGTGCTACTGGTTCGGGGCGTCCGCCTAACCTGTCTGGTGCTGAAGAAATGGTGGGCGTGTTTATCAACACGCTGCCCGTACGCATTCGTATCGATCCCGAGCAAACGCTTTCTGCTTGGCTCCAACATTTGCAAGAGCAACAAATTACCTCCCGTCAATATGACTTTAGTTCCCTGGCCCAAATTCAGAGAGTTAGTAATATCCCCCAGGGAACGCCATTGTTTGAAAACCTGATCGTATTTGAGAATTTCCCCATCGATACTAAGGCACTTAACACTCTCAATACCAACCTGAAGTTGCGAGATTTTCAAGCAACACCCAATAATAACTATCCACTGACATTTCGGTGTAAGCCTGGTAATGCTGTGAAGTTAGATATGTTGGTGGATTTGACCCGGTTCGAACGCACGCAAATCGAATCCTGGTTAGACCGGCTTGTGGGGATTTTGAAACGCATGACCGAGCAACCCGACATCACGCTCGGACAGCACCTCAGCGATTTGTCTGCCGAACAACAACAGCAACAGGCACAACAACAGCAATCGTTAAAGGCTAGCAGTTTGCAAAAGCTCAAACGCATTCGCCGCCGAGCGATCGCCCCCCAGGAGGACCAGTCGTGA
- a CDS encoding aspartate 1-decarboxylase, giving the protein MRTFMRSKIHKATVTHSDASNTGGITIDKTLLEKSDIDLYEKVLIVSNTSGHRLETYVTEGPENSGKICINGAASHLIKAG; this is encoded by the coding sequence ATGAGAACATTTATGCGCTCAAAAATTCATAAAGCAACGGTCACTCACTCTGATGCCAGTAACACCGGCGGCATCACAATTGATAAAACCTTATTGGAAAAATCGGACATCGATCTTTATGAAAAGGTGCTTATTGTTAGCAACACCTCCGGCCATCGGTTAGAAACCTATGTTACAGAAGGCCCGGAAAATTCGGGCAAAATCTGTATAAACGGCGCAGCATCTCACCTTATTAAAGCAGGTTAG
- a CDS encoding non-ribosomal peptide synthetase: MLSHTDISGYPLSSQQRYLQSLPGSPTINHLLLCLRGPLDRDRLARALDVVVERHESLRTKFCQPSTLTVPLQIVEPQGGVAWESVDWGAEENLERTIAACRQAACQQFQSLETLPLVRAVLGQRAPEEHWLLVSVPAICADTESLHNLALELAGVYGDRSGDLIPADEVVQYPQFVAWQQELAEEDDTANGRAFWSAIASPPLSAPLTKPKTLADKPGPTQMQMLGWPWQGSCREIGDNSETAAILLAAWLVVLWRQTEREEFAIGVRNWERSDEALAEGLGAFQVQMPLQVQLDTDMTVAALTRQVGQTWQQMDSWQDYFQPESVDLPVGFEFVRVPNLNAGDVEFEISRTWSPSNRNTLRLRCIARDETLRAELHYDPTAISLAAVRAIADQWQTAVTWISSDPTLSLSRISLLGDGFPTTITSPTAPATIPVEPNILQTFARVATDCADRVAVADETQRLTYSELDRRSNQLAHALVAQGAGPEVPIALYAERTAAAIVAMLAILKAGSAYLPIDPALPAAGVARRLQDADVPLVITQTSLSERLPQDAPPALYLDAEASAGYPETPPDSSHAGKQLAYLLYTSGSTGEPKAVAVEHRQLMAYTRAAIARLQLPADANYAVVSTLAADLGHTMVFPCLVQGGTLHLLTGVRASDSRAFASYCQEHGIDCLKIVPSHLQVLLQGPDPGAVLPRQRLILGGEACRWPLIETILAQQPSCQIFNHYGPTETTVGAFAHPVTAAAVTDAIAATVPIGKPLAGVEAYALDTELKPVPVGVPGELYIGGATLSRGYFQRPELNAERFIDCVCPGDSGALSTAGTNGATAVKLYRTGDRVRLLPDGTVEFLGRVDRQVKLHGFRIELGEIETVLGRNEAISEVAAVVREDRLGNPILVAYVTPASDGTSFDSTALRQYLQGQLPEYAIPSLFVTLKALPLTPNGKVNRQALPAPEKVRPELSPNFVAPSTELEEAIAEIWCEVLQLETVGVRDNFFELGGHSLLATQVLSRLQETFTIELPLQRLFDARTIADIAEIVEEILIAEVESLSEEEVQETLDRVG; this comes from the coding sequence ATGTTGAGCCACACCGATATTAGCGGCTATCCACTTTCATCGCAGCAGCGTTATCTTCAGTCACTGCCGGGCAGTCCCACCATTAATCATTTGCTGCTGTGCCTGCGCGGCCCGTTGGATCGCGATCGGTTGGCACGCGCGCTCGATGTTGTTGTCGAACGTCACGAGAGTTTGCGGACGAAGTTTTGTCAGCCCAGCACCTTGACCGTGCCCCTACAGATTGTCGAACCCCAAGGGGGTGTGGCTTGGGAATCTGTCGATTGGGGTGCCGAAGAAAATCTAGAGCGGACGATCGCTGCGTGCCGCCAAGCCGCATGCCAGCAGTTCCAATCCCTCGAGACCTTGCCACTGGTTCGGGCGGTTTTGGGCCAGCGCGCCCCTGAAGAGCACTGGTTGCTCGTTTCGGTGCCGGCCATCTGCGCCGATACTGAAAGCTTGCATAATCTTGCCCTGGAATTAGCCGGGGTTTACGGCGATCGCTCGGGCGATCTCATTCCTGCTGACGAAGTGGTTCAGTATCCCCAGTTTGTAGCCTGGCAACAGGAACTGGCCGAGGAGGATGATACCGCCAACGGTCGCGCCTTTTGGTCGGCGATCGCGAGTCCGCCCCTGTCCGCTCCCCTGACTAAGCCCAAAACGCTAGCCGATAAACCAGGGCCAACCCAGATGCAGATGCTGGGTTGGCCTTGGCAGGGCTCCTGTCGGGAAATCGGCGATAACTCCGAAACCGCTGCAATCCTTTTAGCAGCTTGGCTGGTGGTGCTCTGGCGACAAACCGAACGAGAAGAGTTCGCCATCGGCGTGCGGAACTGGGAGCGATCGGATGAAGCCCTCGCCGAAGGCCTGGGGGCGTTCCAAGTGCAGATGCCATTGCAGGTCCAGCTGGATACGGACATGACCGTTGCTGCCCTGACACGGCAGGTCGGGCAAACCTGGCAGCAGATGGATAGCTGGCAGGATTATTTCCAGCCCGAGAGCGTCGATCTGCCTGTTGGCTTTGAATTCGTGCGGGTTCCGAATCTCAATGCTGGCGACGTCGAGTTCGAGATCTCGCGTACTTGGAGCCCCAGCAATCGCAATACCCTCCGCTTGAGGTGTATTGCCCGGGACGAAACCCTACGGGCCGAACTCCATTACGACCCCACAGCGATCTCTCTAGCCGCCGTCCGGGCGATTGCAGACCAATGGCAAACCGCTGTCACCTGGATAAGTTCGGATCCAACACTGTCACTGAGCCGAATTTCCCTGCTCGGCGATGGGTTCCCCACGACCATCACCAGTCCTACCGCTCCCGCCACCATTCCTGTGGAGCCCAATATCCTGCAGACCTTTGCGCGCGTTGCGACCGACTGTGCCGACCGCGTCGCTGTGGCAGACGAAACTCAGCGACTCACCTATAGCGAACTCGATCGCCGTTCCAACCAACTCGCCCATGCCCTGGTGGCGCAGGGGGCCGGCCCGGAGGTGCCCATTGCTCTCTACGCGGAGCGAACGGCGGCAGCAATCGTAGCAATGCTAGCAATTCTCAAAGCGGGAAGTGCTTATTTACCCATCGATCCGGCCCTGCCTGCTGCTGGGGTTGCCCGCCGCCTACAGGATGCTGACGTGCCCCTGGTAATTACCCAAACCAGCCTATCGGAGCGCTTGCCCCAGGATGCTCCACCTGCCCTGTATCTGGATGCTGAGGCTAGCGCGGGCTACCCCGAGACGCCACCAGACTCGAGCCACGCGGGCAAACAGCTAGCTTACTTGCTCTACACCTCCGGTTCCACTGGCGAGCCCAAAGCTGTGGCCGTCGAGCACCGCCAGTTAATGGCCTACACGCGAGCGGCGATCGCTCGCCTGCAGCTACCGGCTGATGCCAATTACGCTGTAGTATCCACCCTGGCAGCCGATCTCGGCCATACGATGGTGTTTCCCTGTTTGGTGCAAGGGGGAACGCTACACCTGTTAACTGGAGTCCGCGCCAGCGATAGTCGGGCCTTTGCCAGTTACTGCCAGGAGCACGGCATTGATTGCCTCAAAATTGTCCCCTCGCACTTGCAGGTACTCCTGCAGGGACCAGATCCGGGGGCGGTATTGCCGCGCCAGCGTTTGATTCTCGGCGGTGAAGCTTGCCGCTGGCCACTAATTGAAACCATCCTGGCCCAGCAGCCGAGCTGCCAAATCTTCAACCATTACGGTCCCACCGAGACCACCGTCGGCGCCTTTGCCCACCCTGTGACCGCAGCAGCAGTGACGGACGCGATTGCTGCCACAGTCCCCATCGGCAAACCGTTAGCCGGAGTGGAGGCCTATGCCTTAGATACCGAGCTGAAGCCCGTGCCCGTGGGCGTACCGGGGGAGCTGTATATCGGCGGCGCGACCCTCAGTCGCGGCTATTTCCAACGCCCCGAACTCAATGCCGAGCGCTTCATCGACTGCGTTTGCCCGGGGGATAGTGGAGCGCTCAGTACTGCTGGTACGAACGGTGCAACGGCGGTGAAACTCTACCGAACCGGCGATCGCGTGCGGTTGTTGCCCGATGGCACGGTGGAATTCCTCGGGCGGGTCGATCGACAGGTGAAGTTGCATGGCTTCCGTATCGAACTTGGAGAAATTGAAACAGTTCTCGGTCGCAACGAGGCCATTAGTGAAGTTGCTGCCGTGGTGCGCGAAGATCGTCTGGGCAACCCAATACTAGTAGCCTACGTAACGCCAGCCTCGGACGGGACTTCTTTTGATAGCACCGCCCTTCGCCAGTATTTGCAAGGCCAATTACCCGAATATGCCATTCCGAGTCTATTTGTGACACTGAAAGCGCTGCCGCTGACCCCCAATGGCAAAGTCAATCGGCAAGCACTGCCCGCACCGGAAAAAGTACGCCCAGAACTCAGCCCAAACTTCGTCGCACCCAGCACGGAACTTGAAGAGGCAATCGCGGAAATTTGGTGCGAAGTCTTACAACTCGAAACAGTCGGCGTGCGCGATAACTTCTTCGAGCTCGGCGGGCATTCGTTGTTAGCCACCCAGGTGCTATCGCGCCTGCAAGAAACCTTCACAATTGAATTACCACTGCAGCGGTTATTCGACGCGCGCACAATCGCTGATATCGCCGAAATTGTTGAAGAAATTCTGATAGCCGAGGTTGAATCTCTCAGCGAAGAAGAAGTCCAGGAGACCCTCGATCGAGTGGGCTAA